Part of the Nitrospirota bacterium genome is shown below.
GCCATATTCTTAAACTTACCGGTTGTTAATTCCTCGTTGATGGCAATCGTCTGGGGAAGGCTCCCTCCGATGCTAACGGTTATACCCGGAGGAAAATTCTCCGCGATAACGGTTTTGGATTTTTTATAAATGGTTTCGGCATTGACAGTGCTGTCATCTTTTAGATAGACCCAAACCACCGTTTGCCGATAATCGTTATCGACAAAGTTATCAAAATCCTGGGGATCTCCCGAAATGGAATAGAGCAAGAGGTATTGGGCGATTAATTCCCGGGTTTCTGGAAGCTTGTTATAAGCCGGATCATCTCCATGCATCGCCTGGTTCATTCGTTTCATCATATCCGCCAGGGACTGGGTTTTACCGACATAGGGCTGACCGTCCAAAAACTTCTGAAGGGCGGCCATCCCCTGAAGAACACGCGGATCTTTAATGCTATCCTGTTCCCGTCCCTCGATTAAGAAAAAGATAGAATCCGTTCCGCCAAACCTTTTATTGAGAATCACATCGTCTTTTCGGACTTCGCTATTAACGCTATTATATCGTTTAATACTGCTGTCGGCATGAAGCCGTGTAATTCCCATAAACGCAAAGCCAATAAACAGAACCGCGGCCCCTAGAATCCACGCGGATTTTCCGCCAACCAGGTTCTTCGATAATGTTAAAAGCATCCGATCGAGAAAATCGGCCTTCTGCTCGCGTTCAACCTCCCGGCGTTTCGGCGCGGGCAGGAGCGAACGGAGAACCGGAATAAAGGTCATTTCTAAAATCAACGCCCCCAGGACGCCCGAACCCGCAAAAACGCCAAAATGCCGGACCACCGAAATCCCCGCCGTCGTTAACGAATAAAAGGTCACAACGGCGATCAAACCGGCGGTCAGCATGACGGGTCCCACCTTGACCAGCGATTCAATGACAGCCTTTTTGCTGGCGTCCCGCGGAGACATCGTCTCTCTCTCCTGAAGCTTGTGATATTCTTCATAGTAACGCTTTAAAATCTGAATAGCATGGCCGGCCGCAACCGCCATAATTAAAATGGGCGTCGTGGTATTCATCCCATCCATGTGGACGCCCAGCACTCCCATGAAGCCCAAGCCCCAGATCACGCTCAAAATGGCGGTTAGAATGGGCAAAAACATTCCTTGAAAACTTTTGAAGGACCAATATTGAATCCCCATAATAATTAAAAGGGCGATTCCAAAGTAAATCGGCATTTTAAACATGTGGTATTCAAACCAGGCCAGGCCGACCGGAAGGCCTCCCATAGAGATATTCACCTGGTCGTCCCGTTCCCTATCCACCACCTTTCTGATCGATTCATAAAGCGCGGCATAACTGGGGTTTTCCTTATTGACTCTGAAATCGGCGATGATTGCGGCTGCTTTTCCATCAGGAGAGACCAATGAATTAATATAGATTGGGTTGGAAGCCACCGCCGCTTTGAGACGTTCAATTTCGGCCGGAGTCTGGGGAATCGTCTCCATCATCTGCCGGACCTCCATTCCCTCCGGAGTTCCCTTAATTTCTTTCACCTTGCGGGCGGCAAAACTGATGATGTTATGCCGAACCGCCTCCGGAATTTCTTCAATCCCTTGCTGGATGCGCTGAATTTTCGCCAGGACAGCCGGCTGATAAACATCCCCATTTTTCGGAATGATTCCAATCACCGTAAAGTTTCTCCCGCCAAAAACATTTTCAAGCTGTTTGGTCGCCTTGACATAGGGATGGGCCTGCGGAGCCCAGATATCCGGATCCATATCGATTTTCAAGCTGGTAAGCCTTGATCCCAGAAACAGGGTTACGGCTGTAATCATTAAAATTGTAAACAGGCGATGACGAATGATGAATTCTGTATAGCGGCGAAATATTTGGGTCATCACGATCTCTCTCCTTTAGCTATTTTCACCCATCTAATATTGTTATCAGTTTATTGTCACTGATAAAAAAAATCTGTTCTTATCTGCGCTTCTATTTAAGAAAGGATCCGTCAGGATATTTTTTTTCAAATAAACATTTTAGGTAAAGTTTATACTGCAGAATGTTTCTTTCAAAAATTCCGTTATCCTTTTTGGCCTTCGCAAGGATGAAAGAGCCCTCTACCAGGGAAATCAAGTGCTCCGCAAGACTCAGAGTGTCGAATGGCGCCTTATGAGCATGAAGGTCCTTTGCTTGATCCAAATCCCGCTTAAATCTGTTAGCCCATTGATCAAATCGCGCGGCGCATAAAGACCGGATTTCAGCATGGGTCTCGGCAAGTTCCTGTGTAAAATTTCCGAGAATGCAACTTTTCGGGGCTTCCGGATGTTTTGACAATTGAATTAAAAAATCAAGATATCCGTAAACACGCTGAAGCGGATCGAATTCCTGATTGAAAGGTGCCATTTCTATCATTTCGGACATCTTGTTGGAATAAAATTCTAAAACCGCTTTTCCAAGCTCTTCCTTGCTCTCAAAATAATGAAAAAAGCTTCCCTTGGTAAACCCGGAGGCATCACAAATTTCGTCGACGGTTGTAGCCGGAAATCCCTGCTTCAGCATCAATTGTTTTGCGGCTTCAAGGATTTTTTCTTTAGTGGCAGAAATTTCTTTAATGACCTTCATATTCACAAACCTACTAGTTGGTATATTTTTGTTTCATCATATTTTTATCATACCTTCGGATTCATTGTCAACTTTTTAAATTTAAGCACCTATTTTGATTGAGAGGTCATTTGTTTTTCAGTCCCTGCCAACAGTCTTTTGATATTTTCGACGTGTTTCAGGTAGATGATTAAAACGACCAGGACCGCAAAGAAAAGATAATCTTTTTCCCCCAAAACCAGGAAGGTCAAGGGAAGGAGCCCAAATGAAACAAGCCCCCCGAGTGAGGAATACTTCCAGGTAAAATAGACCCCGTTCCAAATGATGAAGGTAATAATGGCTACCGCGGGGGAAATTCCTAAAAGAACACCGAAGCTGGTGGCAACCCCTTTTCCCCCTTTAAACCTCAGATAAATTGAAAAAATATGTCCCAGGATAGCAGCAAGGGCTACCGTCGAAATCCAGAAAACGGTGGGCGTCATCTGCTTTGCGATTAGGACAGGAAGTGTTCCCTTCAGTGTGTCAAGGGTCAGGGTCATAAACGCTGTTTTTTTATTGGTGGTGCGCATGACGTTGGTGAAGCCAATTCCACCGCTTCCTCCTTTCCGGGGATCCATCCCGGCAAATATTTTCGATAAGATCAGGCCAAATGGAATACCGCCTAAAAGGCAGGAGATTGTCACGATCATTATTCCGGATACAATTGAAGAATCCAAATTTCTAATCCTTATTTATATTCAGGGGCCGGTGCGCCCCGCCTTCGGCGGATGCTCCGATGCCCCCCGAACCCCGCGTTCCGCACCGGCTTAGCCGGTTGCTTCCCTTACCTATTTATAGGCCTGTCTGGCGTAATTGACAAAATACTGAATGCCGGAAATGACTGCAAGGAAAAGCGAGACCCACATAAAAAAAGTCCCCAGGAGTTGAAAATTTAAAGGGAAAGTTAAATTCCAGAGGAGGAGCGAAATCGCGGTAATTTGAGCCCCCATTTTATACTTTCCGAGAACATCAGCGGGAATGATAATATCTTCCATCGCGGCAAGGGCTCTAAGCCCGGTCACCGCCATTTCCCTGCCGATTAAGATGACCACAATCCACGCTTCAACGCGATGAAAATTGACCAGCAGGATTAACGCGGAAATGACCAGAAGTTTGTCTGCGATCGGGTCCATGAGTTTTCCCCATTTGGTCACTTCTCCTCTTTTCCTGGCAAGATATCCGTCAAGAAAATCTGTCAGGGATGCCAGCAAAAACGTTACGGTTGCAAAAAAAGACCGGATGGGAGTCGGGTCCAAATAAATAAATATAAAAACGGGAATCATGGCTATTCGGAGAAGCGTCAGAAAATTAGGAAGATTCATGACTCGCGGATCCGTACCGGGTTTGCCAACGGTTATGCATCCAGACCCACTGATCAGGATGCCGTTTGATGGTTTCTTCGATAGCCTTCGTAAAATAGGCGGTATTTGCATAAATATTTTCTTCCAATGTCCCCTGCTGAATCAAAGGAACAGGCCCGGTCAATGAAACCACATGACGATCGCCGGGTTCACGATGGATAAAACCAAGAATCACCGAAGCCCCGCTTTTCAGGGCTAAAGACGCGGCGCCAGAAGGGGTAAAAGCTTTTCGGTTAAAAAAATCTACAAAAACTCCTTCCGCTTCGATATCCTGGTCGATTAACAAACCCAAAATCTGATTGTTTTTAAGCGCCGACAAGATTTTTCTCGCCCCTTTTTCTCCCCCTCGCGTAATCGTTTGCACCCCGTGAAGCGAGCGAAATTGATTCATGATTCGATCAAGCCGGGAATCATAAAGGGGCGCCGCAATCACATTCGTCGGATACCCTTTAATCGAAAGGGCAATCCCCATCAGCTCCCAATTTCCGGTGTGCCCTGTAACAAAGACAACTCCTTTTCCCTTCGCGAAGGCTTCCCTTAAGCAGGCCTCCCCTTCGAAGGTTACCATTCGATCGATATTCCGGGAATTGATTTGACTGAACTTTAAAACCTCTATCAGACTCTTTCCGAGATTTTCAAAACTCTTTTTGAGGATTTCATTTTTCTGGCTGTCATTATACCCGTCACCAAACGCGAGATTAAAATTATTCCAGGCCCTGTCTCGCTCTTTTTTTAATCGCTGGTAAGCAACCCTCCCTAAAAAACCGCCCGTTGCCAAAGCGATTTTCCAGGGTATCAGGAGAATGAGAACAGAAACGACTTTCAGCCCTGCAATAATCAGCCATCTGACCACTTTTTGTTTCATATATCAATCAGTCTACAACAGTCCTGACGTTGAGAAGTGGTCAGTTGCCAGGCCGCAGAATCGAGGCAACGCAGGCGTACGTTAAATGTACGTTGAGGAAGCCGAGATTCGAGAACGCAGCAAATGGCCACTTATCGACGATCAGGCGAGAGAAAGCCAACCGGCTTGAGGCCTTTCTCACCCATCCTCGCCGATAAAATAAAATCAATCGCTTCGCGAACGCCTCCCAGACCTCCTGCTTTTTTGGTCACCCAGTCGCACTGATCTTTTACTTCATCAATTCCATTGGAAACGGAAAGAGAAAGGCCGACCCGTTTTATTACCGGCAAATCAATCAGATCGTCGCCAATATAGGCCATTTCATGATCTTTCAAGTGGTGCTTTTTTAAAATTTCTTCGTATTGTTTAATCTTATTTTCAACGCCCAGATAACATTCCTCGATCCCCAACTCTCTGGCTCTGATTTCAACCGCTTTTGACTTTCTCCCCGAGAGGATTCCGACTTTAATTCCCTGCTCCAAAAGAAGCCGGATGCCATGGCCGTCATGGATATGAAATACTTTAATCTCTTTTCCCTGATCGTCGTAATAAAGACGGCCGTCGGTCAAGACTCCGTCGACATCCATGAGGAAAAACTTGATTTGTCCGGCTTTTTCAATCAGTTCCCGTTTCATCGTTTTTCAGCTCAGACAACTCCCATTTTCAGAAGGTCGTGTAAATGAACAACCCCTACCAGCTTTTCATTCTCATCCATGACGGGTAAAACCGTAATGGAATAGGTTTCCATCACCTGAACCGCTTTGGCCGCCAGCTCCTTTTCCCCGATAAATTTGGGGTTTTTAGTCATGACTTCTTTGGCCCTTTTTTCAAATATTTTTTCTTCCTTTTCCAACAGCCGCCTTAAATCACCATCGGTAATGACGCCGGTCAATTTCCCCTGCCGGCCTGTTACCGTTGTCATTCCCATTTTTTTCCGGGTCATTTCAAACAAGGCTTCTTTTAAGGAACTCTCTTCACTTACAATCGGAATTTGGGCCGTCTGGTGCATGATATCTTTTACCCGGAGGAGGAGTCTTCTTCCCAAACTTCCGCCGGGGTGGAAAAAGGCAAAGTCTTCTTCTTTGATTCCTCTTAATTCAAACAGGGCGACGGCCAGCGCGTCTCCCATTGCCAGCGCCGCAGTGGTACTGGCGGTCGGAACAATCCCCATGGCCCCCGCCTCTTCTTGAACGCTGACGTCTAAAGCGACGTCGCTTTCCCTGGCAAGAGTCGATTTAATATTTCCGGTCATGGAGAGCAAAAATAAACCGAGTCGTTTGATCGATGGGAGAATTTTAAGGAGCTCTTCGGTTTCCCCGCTGTTTGAAATCGCCAGGATAACATCTCCTTTTGAAATCATCCCGATATCGCCATGAAGCCCCTCCGCAGGATGAAGAAAAAAAGAAGGCGCGCCGGTACTGGCCAGTGTGGCTGAAATTTTTTTTCCAATAATTCCGGATTTTCCCATTCCGGTCACAACGACCCTTCCCTGACATTGGTTCAGCGCCTCAACCGCCTCAACAAAATTCTGATTAACG
Proteins encoded:
- a CDS encoding RND family transporter, with the protein product MMTQIFRRYTEFIIRHRLFTILMITAVTLFLGSRLTSLKIDMDPDIWAPQAHPYVKATKQLENVFGGRNFTVIGIIPKNGDVYQPAVLAKIQRIQQGIEEIPEAVRHNIISFAARKVKEIKGTPEGMEVRQMMETIPQTPAEIERLKAAVASNPIYINSLVSPDGKAAAIIADFRVNKENPSYAALYESIRKVVDRERDDQVNISMGGLPVGLAWFEYHMFKMPIYFGIALLIIMGIQYWSFKSFQGMFLPILTAILSVIWGLGFMGVLGVHMDGMNTTTPILIMAVAAGHAIQILKRYYEEYHKLQERETMSPRDASKKAVIESLVKVGPVMLTAGLIAVVTFYSLTTAGISVVRHFGVFAGSGVLGALILEMTFIPVLRSLLPAPKRREVEREQKADFLDRMLLTLSKNLVGGKSAWILGAAVLFIGFAFMGITRLHADSSIKRYNSVNSEVRKDDVILNKRFGGTDSIFFLIEGREQDSIKDPRVLQGMAALQKFLDGQPYVGKTQSLADMMKRMNQAMHGDDPAYNKLPETRELIAQYLLLYSISGDPQDFDNFVDNDYRQTVVWVYLKDDSTVNAETIYKKSKTVIAENFPPGITVSIGGSLPQTIAINEELTTGKFKNMAQMALVVFLLSSLVFRSFVGGLFVVTPLLMIILANFGLMGWMGVPLDMGTATTAAMAIGIGADYELYLLFRFREELTRSKDLLAATRDSLLTSGKAIIFVAMSVAGGYSVLLFSGFGFYTRLSVMVIATMVVSALSALLFLRAMMILFKPRFVFGNLREVVFAPRPVMAGEQNE
- a CDS encoding TetR/AcrR family transcriptional regulator, translating into MKVIKEISATKEKILEAAKQLMLKQGFPATTVDEICDASGFTKGSFFHYFESKEELGKAVLEFYSNKMSEMIEMAPFNQEFDPLQRVYGYLDFLIQLSKHPEAPKSCILGNFTQELAETHAEIRSLCAARFDQWANRFKRDLDQAKDLHAHKAPFDTLSLAEHLISLVEGSFILAKAKKDNGIFERNILQYKLYLKCLFEKKYPDGSFLK
- the plsY gene encoding glycerol-3-phosphate 1-O-acyltransferase PlsY; amino-acid sequence: MIVTISCLLGGIPFGLILSKIFAGMDPRKGGSGGIGFTNVMRTTNKKTAFMTLTLDTLKGTLPVLIAKQMTPTVFWISTVALAAILGHIFSIYLRFKGGKGVATSFGVLLGISPAVAIITFIIWNGVYFTWKYSSLGGLVSFGLLPLTFLVLGEKDYLFFAVLVVLIIYLKHVENIKRLLAGTEKQMTSQSK
- the pgsA gene encoding CDP-diacylglycerol--glycerol-3-phosphate 3-phosphatidyltransferase, with product MQIPPILRRLSKKPSNGILISGSGCITVGKPGTDPRVMNLPNFLTLLRIAMIPVFIFIYLDPTPIRSFFATVTFLLASLTDFLDGYLARKRGEVTKWGKLMDPIADKLLVISALILLVNFHRVEAWIVVILIGREMAVTGLRALAAMEDIIIPADVLGKYKMGAQITAISLLLWNLTFPLNFQLLGTFFMWVSLFLAVISGIQYFVNYARQAYK
- a CDS encoding HAD-IIIA family hydrolase, which encodes MKRELIEKAGQIKFFLMDVDGVLTDGRLYYDDQGKEIKVFHIHDGHGIRLLLEQGIKVGILSGRKSKAVEIRARELGIEECYLGVENKIKQYEEILKKHHLKDHEMAYIGDDLIDLPVIKRVGLSLSVSNGIDEVKDQCDWVTKKAGGLGGVREAIDFILSARMGEKGLKPVGFLSPDRR
- a CDS encoding KpsF/GutQ family sugar-phosphate isomerase → MDIIQTGKKVLQTEANALTRLLSSVNQNFVEAVEALNQCQGRVVVTGMGKSGIIGKKISATLASTGAPSFFLHPAEGLHGDIGMISKGDVILAISNSGETEELLKILPSIKRLGLFLLSMTGNIKSTLARESDVALDVSVQEEAGAMGIVPTASTTAALAMGDALAVALFELRGIKEEDFAFFHPGGSLGRRLLLRVKDIMHQTAQIPIVSEESSLKEALFEMTRKKMGMTTVTGRQGKLTGVITDGDLRRLLEKEEKIFEKRAKEVMTKNPKFIGEKELAAKAVQVMETYSITVLPVMDENEKLVGVVHLHDLLKMGVV